The following nucleotide sequence is from Chiloscyllium plagiosum isolate BGI_BamShark_2017 unplaced genomic scaffold, ASM401019v2 scaf_1291, whole genome shotgun sequence.
TCAAGGAGGCTGTGTGGAATATGAATGTTCACCTCTTGCGCTAACCTCAATCATTTCCCTGGGATCACTAACCAGCTTTACTACTTCAGTTGGCAGGTGATAACAGCAGCTTGGATGAGCACCCTGCTGAAGCTGCTCCGATCTGTGCCCGCCCTTAGCTCAAGAGCAGTGATAATGACCTCGGCAACTCATGCCATGGATGGGCCAGTGACGAGTGCCATTCACCTAAAACTGGAGCAGAGACTGACACCCACACACTTGCAGGTCATCAATGAGAGCTACATGCATGCggtgcctcctggctcagagacccactttaaggtggtggtggtgagtgagaGATTTGAAGGGATGCCTTTGCTCCAGAGACACCGGATGGTCAACGACATTCTGAA
It contains:
- the LOC122546411 gene encoding bolA-like protein 1, translated to MSTLLKLLRSVPALSSRAVIMTSATHAMDGPVTSAIHLKLEQRLTPTHLQVINESYMHAVPPGSETHFKVVVVSERFEGMPLLQRHRMVNDILKEELATRIHALSIQAKTPRQWGA